The nucleotide window AACAGCTGACTTCGGCGCCGGAGCCGGCACCATTGCCCACCAAGGTGCAGCCAGCTGCCACCGCTGGAACGCCTTATGCCTTGGCCGGTCGCGATATCGATGCGGCGGGGCCGGTCAATGCCCAGCAGATGCGGCAGCGCTCGCCGGAGGCCAGCGGCATCATGGCTGATGCCCCAGCCGCCCGGGCGAGGCGCCGGGACACTGAAACCGTCATCACCGAATGGGCCGACGGCCGCGTCGACGTGGAGCGCAGGGCGCTGCTGCCGCGCTACTGACGATGCCGCCGCAGGATCAGTGGCGTGGAATCCGCCGCATGCGACACGCCTCCATGCAGGCGGCATGAGGTGCACCAGCGAACTGCGCGGGCGGCCTTTCGAGTGGCATGGGGCGTGAGCCGCTCGTCAAACACCGTTCCGCAGGCGGGGTACACATTGGGCTGCAATAATTGGCGGTAGAGCTAAATTTCGCCCCTTCATGATTTACGTCAAGACCGACCACGGCCGGGCCGCGCTGCTTCAGCGCGATGCCTTGAGCTTGCGCGAGCGCCAGGTGATGGTGCTGTGCAACGGCGTGCGCACGGTGGACGAGCTTGTCGAATTGTTTGGCGCCGCCGTATCGAGCGACGTTGATGCACTGGACCGCCGTGGCTTGCTGGCCGGTCAGCTCAACCACAGCCGTCCGGCCGAGCTGGAAGCCGCGTTGGCCGAGAGCCCTCGGGTGGCCGATGCGGTGTCCCAGGCCGAGGTGGCCCATCCGCCACAGAGTTTCGTCGCCAGCCGCCTGGACAGCCGGCTGCCGCCACCCCCCGAACCCGAAGCCTTGCCACGCATGTCGCTGGAAGAGCTGACGGTGCTGGCCGCCGTGCCCCCACTCAGTGCGGCCGTCGCCCCGGTGAGCGAGCCGCCTGCCGAGCCGGCCGCGCTCAGCGAGGTTGCAGCCATGGTCAACAGCATCGACGCTGAACAGGTGGCGGTGCGCTCGCCCGTGGCGGCGCAGGTGTACATGACGCAGGTGCTGATGGCGCTGGACAATGCTGCCGCCATGCAATTGGTGGAGACGCATGGCGATGTCCGGCACGAGGTCGACATCCTGCTTTACCTGGCGCAGGGGCTGGGCCAAGCCTACGCCGCGGCAGGCGAAGACGTGGCGTTGCGCGTGGCCATGCGTGTCGGCCGGTTGCTGCCTGATCCGGAACTGCCGATGCTGCTGGATTGCACGCTGGACTACGTGCCGCCTGCCTTCAGCATGCTGCTGTACGAGTTCGTGCTGGCTGGGCGCGAGACCGCAGCCTGAGTGCGCGCACGGCGCCAGTATCGCCATTCGCTTGCGGGCACCGCGCCGATGCGCAGGAGCTGACCGCTCCACGGGTGCGTCAACCCCAACGATTCAGCGTGCAGCCACAACCGCTGCACACCCAGCCAATCGGCGAGCGCGCGGTTGAGAGGGCCCTTGCCGTGCGTGGCGTCGCCGATGATGGGGTGCGCCATGTGCTTGCAGTGGCGGCGCAACTGATGGCGCCGGCCGGTTTCGGGCTGCAGCTCCAGCACGGCGCAGCGCGTCTCGGCAAAGTCGCCATAAGGCAGCGGAAGCGTCAATTTCTCAAGAACACGAAAGTGCGTGCGCGCCGGTTGCGCCACGGCCGCACCCATCGCCGCGCGAGCGTCGTCCGGCAGCCGCGTCAGCGGATGGTCGATCACGCCGTTCGCGGGCGGCCACCCGCGCACCACCGCGCGGTATGTTTTGGCGATGGCACCCGGTGTCTCGAAGGCCTGACCCAGCGCGCTGGCCGTGGCCGCATCCAGCGCGAACAGCAACACGCCGCTGGTGCCTTTGTCGAGCCGGTGCGCGGGCCACACGGGGCGGCCGATCTGGCCACGAAGCAGTTGCACCGCGAAGCGCGTTTCGTGCGCGTCCAGGCCACTGCGGTGCACCAGCAAGCCCGCGGGCTTGTCGATGGCGATCAGGTGCGCGTCTTGGTACAAAATCGGCAGCATGTTGTTTCTATTGTCCCCGGCCAAGGCGCTGGATTACGACACCCCGTTGCCGGCCGGCGTGCAGCCCACGCCCCCGCTGTTCACGCGCCAGGCGGCCGAGCTGATTGACGTGCTGCGCACCCAATCGCCGCAGCAAATCGCCGCCCTGATGCACTTGAGCGACACGCTGGCGGCGTTGAACGTGGCGCGTTACGAGGCGTGGCGCCCGCGCTTCACCGACCGCAACTCGCGTCCGGCGGCGCTGGCCTTCGATGGCGATGTGTACGGCGGCCTGGACGCGCGCAGCCTCACGCCCGCGCAACTCGACTGGGCGCAGGCCCACGTCTGCATCCTGAGCGGCCTGTACGGCGTGCTGCGCCCGCTCGACCGCATCCAGCCTTACCGGCTGGAGATGGGCACGCGGTTGACCACCGAGCGCGGCGCCAACCTCTATCAGTTCTGGGGCGATCGGATCGCGCAATACCTCAACGAGCGGCTGAAGGGCGATAAGGCGCCCACCGTGGTCAACCTGGCGTCGCAGGAGTACTTCAAGGCGGTCGACCGGCAGGCGCTCAAGGCGCGCGTGATCGATTGCGTGTTCCAGGACCACAAGGGCGGCCAGTACAAGACCATCAGCTTCTTCGCCAAGCGCGCGCGCGGGCTGATGGCGCGCTATGCGGCGCAGCACAAGATCGCCACGCCCAAGAAGCTTGAAGGCTTCGATCTGGAAGGCTATGCCTTCGCGCCCGCCGCGTCAGAGGCCGACCGCCTGGTTTTTCGTCGCAAGCAGACCCCGTCATGACCCAGAAAATCACCCCCGAACTGCGCCAGTGGATCGTCGACCAGGCGCAGGCAGGCCACAGCGCCGAAAGCGTGCTGCAGTCCATGAAAGCCTCCGGCTGGGACGAGGACGTTGCCATCGATGCCATGGAAACCACCCTGCGCGGCCACTTGAACGAGCAAGCCGTGGCGCAGGGCCTGCCGCCCGCCTCGAAGGTGCCCGAGCCCGATGTGGCTGATTCGCCGCTGTACATCGACGCGGGCGACCGCCAGGTGGCCGTGCTGGGCGTCATGGCGGCGCCGCGCGTGATTGTGTTTGGCGGCCTGCTGTCCGATGAGGAGTGCGACGCGCTGATCGATGCCGCGCGCCCGCGCATGAGCCGCTCGCTCACCGTCGCCACCAAGACCGGCGGCGAGGAAATCAACGCCGACCGCACCAGCCAGGGCATGTTCTTCCAGCGCGGCGAGATCGAACTGGTGGCGAGGATCGAAGCGCGCATTGCCAAGCTGATCAACTGGCCACTCGAAAACGGCGAGGGCCTGCAAATCCTGCAATACGTGCCGGGCACCGAATACAAGCCGCACTACGACTATTTCGACCCCGCCGAACCCGGCACGCCCACCATCCTCAAGCGCGGCGGCCAGCGCGTGGGCACCGTGGTGATGTACCTGAACGAGCCCGAAAAAGGCGGCGGCACCACCTTTCCCAACGTATTCTTCGAAGTCGCCCCCAAGCGCGGCAACGCCGTGTTCTTCAGCTACGAGCGGCCGCACCCCAGCACCAAGACGCTGCACGGCGGCGCCCCGGTCATCGCGGGCGAGAAGTGGATCGCCACCAAGTGGCTGCGCGAGGGCGAATTTCTTTGACGCGGCGCATGGTTGATTTTGGTCAAATAGGGCACCAGCGCTTGATTGACAAGCGCGAGCAGCTATGAATATAGAAGCAAACGGCATTCGCCTGGCGGTCGAGGATTCGGGCGGCGCCGGAGAGCCTGTGCTGCTCATCATGGGCCTGGGCGGGCAATTGATTCATTGGCCCGCGGACTTCGTGCAGGGACTCGTCGACGCCGGCTATCGCGTGCTGCGCTTCGACAACCGCGACGCCGGCCTGTCCACCCACTTCAGCGCCCACGGCGCGCCGCGCATCCCGTGGATCGCCACGCAGGCCTGGCTGGGCCGGCGCCCGCGCGTGCCCTACACCTTGAGCGACATGGCGCGCGATGCGCTCGGCGTGCTCGACGCGCTGGGCATTGCGCGCGCCCACGTCGTCGGCCTGAGCATGGGCGCCATGATCGCGCAGCGCGTCACCTTGCTGGCGCCCGAGCGCGTGCGCAGCCTCACCTCCATCATGGGCAGCAGCGGCGCGCGTGGGCTGATGCGGCCAAGGCAGTCGGTGCTGCGGGTCGCGGCCGGCAAGCCGAGCACCGCCGACGACGCCGTGCTGGCGCGGTACTACGTGCGTTTTCTCAAGGCCGTCGCCAGCCCGGCCTTTCCGCCCGACGATGCCGCGCTGAGCGACGTGTTTCGGCGCACCGCTCTGCGCCAAAAGCCCAGCACCGGCGCCACCTATCGCCAGCTGGCCGCCATCCTGGCCGATGGCGAGCGCGCCGCTTTGCTGGCGCGCATCCAGCGCCCCACGCTGGTGGTGCATGGTGCCGACGACCCGTGGGTGCCCCCAGCGTGTGGGCGCGATACCGCGCGGCGCATTCCCGGCGCGCGGTTCGCACTCATCCCCGACATGGCGCACGACCTCGCGCCCGTCGCTCACCCTGAAATCGTGCGGCGCACGCTGGGCGAGCTGCTGCCATTTTTGCAATCGACCCCGGACGCCGCCGCATGACCACCCCCGCCACGCCGCTCGATTCGCCCCTGGGAAAAACCACCCACTACGTTGACCAGTACGACCCGGCGCTGCTGTTCCCGATCGAGCGCGCGCCGCAGCGCGAGCGCATCGGCATCCTCGGCCAGCCGCGCTTTTTTGGCGCCGATCTGTGGACGGCGTTCGAACTGTCGTGGCTCAACAGCCGCGGCAAGCCGCAGCTGACCATCGCCCACATCATGGTGCCATGCGAGAGCACGCACATCGTCGAAAGCAAATCCTTCAAGCTTTACCTGGGCAGCTTCAGCGGCACGCGCATCGCCGATGCCGACGAGGTGCGCCGCCGCATCCAGGACGATGTCGGCGCCGCCGTCTGGCAGGGCGGGCAGGTGCGGTCGTCCGTCGGCGTGCGCCTGGTCGCGCCGGATGATTTCGACCGCGAAACGGTGCATGAGCTGGACGGTCTCAGCCTCGACCGGCTGGACATCGAGTGCGACCCCGCCGCGCAGCCGATACCCGAGCTGCTCAGCGCCGCCTTCGACGAGCAGCCGGTGGAAGAAACCCTGACCAGCCGCCTGCTCAAGAGCAACTGCCCCGTCACCGGCCAGCCGGATTGGGGCAGCGTGCAGATCCGCTACGCCGGCCCGCAGATCGATCAGGCCGGGCTGCTGCGCTACATCATCAGCTTTCGCCAGCACGACGAGTTTCACGAACACTGCGTCGAACGCATGTTCACCGACCTGTGGGCGCGCTGCCGGCCCGCGCGTTTGAGTGTGTATGCGCGCTACACGCGCCGCGGCGGCCTCGACATCAACCCCTGGCGCACCAGCCACCCCGGCCAGCCGCCAGCCAACGTGCGCACGGCGCGTCAATAACTCCTGAATTGATAGCTGCTTGCGCTTGATGGAAAAGCGCCAGAGGCCGTTTTAACCAAGAGCGATACCGTCGCATATTGGATCGTGCAGCATGTCACGATCGTGACCATGGGCGCGCCATCGCGATCATGGCCTGTTCCAACTTACCGGATAATTGCGCACGGTCGTTCGCTTTGGGTCCGTGGGACGGCTTGGCGCGCAGCCACATTCATCAACGCAATCGTTGGAAGTATCGCGAGGTATTGATCCATGTACGGCAGTTTCACGTCGCTTCAGCTCGACACCCGGGCGCCGGAACCCCTGTGGCGCCAACTTTATGCTCAACTCGACGAGCTGCTGACCTCCGGCGCGGTGCAGGAAGGCGCCAGCCTGCCGCCCGAGCGCGAACTGGCCGAAACCCTCGGCGTTAGCCGCTCCACCGTCAAGCGCAGCTACGACCAACTGCGCCACGACCAGCGCCTGGGCGGACGCGGGCGCGCCGGCAGCGTGGTGCGCTCGGTGCCCGAGCGAGTGCATTCCCCGCTGGGGCGCCTGAAGGGCTTCACCGAGGAAATGAAGGAGCTGGGCAAGGTGGCTTCCACCACGCTGCAGACCTGCGAGGTGGTGTCCGATCGGCGCATGGCCTCGATTTTCCAGCGGCCATCTCACGCGCAATTTCTGCACATTGAGCGGGTGCGAGAAGCCGACGGCGTGCCGATGACGCGCGAATTGGCCTGGTACGACTTGACGCTGGCGCCCGCCATGGCCGAATGGGATGGCGCGGGCTCGGCTTACGAGCGGCTGCGCAAGGTGTGTGGCTTGGCGCTGGGCGAGGCCGATCAGTCGATCGAGGCGGTGCTCAGCTCGCAAGCCGAGTCGGCGGCGTTCGGCTTCGAGTCGCCACAGCCCTGCCTGCTGTTCAAGCGCATGACGCGCGCGGTCTCCGGCGCCTTGATCGAATACGTCGAAGGCACCTTCCGCGGCGACGCCTACGTGTACCGAATCGAACTGCAACCCTGATGGGGTAGGCGCAAAGCGCTATTGAAATGTGAGTTCAACGGCGCCCGCCAGCGGGCCGCCGGCCAGCATCGCCGTCAGGCGCCGGGCGTCGGCCTCATTGACGATCACCGTCCGTGTGTTGCGGCACAACGCGGCCTCGACGGCGGCCCGCGCCGTTTCGAACGGGCCATGGACCAGCCGCGCGGCCTCCGCATGCGCGGCAGTCAGCAAGAGGTTCGCGCCCGCATGGCACGGCCACGCAGTTCTGGCCGTCGGCGCCGATCAACCCCACGTCCCAGGCCGAGGGGCCGGGCAGCCGATGCACATGCGTCGTGGCCAGGCCCCCGCGCGCCAGCAACGCATCGCCCGCGGCGTCGCTGCCGCAGCCGATCGGGGGGTATCGACCTGCCGTGATGGTGGTGCTGACGGCCTTGATTACAGCGATGAAGCTGCGCTTTGAGCACCCGGCGCGCAGACAGATCGCGGTTTCTTTATAAAAAAAGATAGCTGCTCGCGCTTATTCGGTAAGCGCGGAAGGCCTAGATGTCCCCGAAATCCTTCAGGTCGGCGAGCGGCGGAAAGTGCCCCTCGCGCTTGTCCTTCATCGCCGTCACGGCCTCGCGCACGTGGGCGTTGCTCCAAATCGCGCCTTGCACCCAGCCCATCTGGCGCAGCGCGTCGTCCACCGAATGGTCGCGCGCGTAGTGGATGACCTGCTTGGTGCCCCAGATGGCCACGGGCGGCTTGGCTGCGATCTCCTTGGCGCACTGCAGGGCGGCGGCCAGGCAGGCTTCGGGGGTGTCGAACACCTCGTTGACCAGCCCGTATTGGCATGCCTTGACGGCGGGCAGGCGGCGGCCGGTGTAGGCCAGCTCTTTCACCACCGCCAGCGGCATCAGTTTCGGCAAGCGCTGCAGCGTGCCGACGTCGGCCACCATGCCGACGTTGATCTCCTGGATGCAGAAGAAGGCATCCTGCGTGGCGTAGCGGATGCAAGCGGCCGTCACCAGATCGACCGCGCCGCCGATGCAGCCGCCCTGGATGGCGGCGATGACCGGAATGCGCAGCGTCTCCAGCCGGGTGAAGGTGGCCTGCAGGCCGGCCAGCAGGTCAACGATGGCGGCGCGCCCCTCGGGGCTGCCATCGTCCATCGAAATCGCGCCGCCGAACACGTCGAGCGCCATGCCGGCCGAAAAATGCTTGCCCGTGCTGGAGACGACCAGCGCGCGCGCCACGCCGCTTTGCTGCAGCTGCGCCAGCGTGTCGTC belongs to Ottowia testudinis and includes:
- a CDS encoding enoyl-CoA hydratase-related protein, whose product is MNTPALTCFELSVNDHIAHLVLSRPEAMNTMGPVFWRELDDTLAQLQQSGVARALVVSSTGKHFSAGMALDVFGGAISMDDGSPEGRAAIVDLLAGLQATFTRLETLRIPVIAAIQGGCIGGAVDLVTAACIRYATQDAFFCIQEINVGMVADVGTLQRLPKLMPLAVVKELAYTGRRLPAVKACQYGLVNEVFDTPEACLAAALQCAKEIAAKPPVAIWGTKQVIHYARDHSVDDALRQMGWVQGAIWSNAHVREAVTAMKDKREGHFPPLADLKDFGDI
- a CDS encoding pseudouridine synthase, with the protein product MLPILYQDAHLIAIDKPAGLLVHRSGLDAHETRFAVQLLRGQIGRPVWPAHRLDKGTSGVLLFALDAATASALGQAFETPGAIAKTYRAVVRGWPPANGVIDHPLTRLPDDARAAMGAAVAQPARTHFRVLEKLTLPLPYGDFAETRCAVLELQPETGRRHQLRRHCKHMAHPIIGDATHGKGPLNRALADWLGVQRLWLHAESLGLTHPWSGQLLRIGAVPASEWRYWRRARTQAAVSRPASTNSYSSMLKAGGT
- a CDS encoding 2OG-Fe(II) oxygenase → MTQKITPELRQWIVDQAQAGHSAESVLQSMKASGWDEDVAIDAMETTLRGHLNEQAVAQGLPPASKVPEPDVADSPLYIDAGDRQVAVLGVMAAPRVIVFGGLLSDEECDALIDAARPRMSRSLTVATKTGGEEINADRTSQGMFFQRGEIELVARIEARIAKLINWPLENGEGLQILQYVPGTEYKPHYDYFDPAEPGTPTILKRGGQRVGTVVMYLNEPEKGGGTTFPNVFFEVAPKRGNAVFFSYERPHPSTKTLHGGAPVIAGEKWIATKWLREGEFL
- a CDS encoding GntR family transcriptional regulator, with product MYGSFTSLQLDTRAPEPLWRQLYAQLDELLTSGAVQEGASLPPERELAETLGVSRSTVKRSYDQLRHDQRLGGRGRAGSVVRSVPERVHSPLGRLKGFTEEMKELGKVASTTLQTCEVVSDRRMASIFQRPSHAQFLHIERVREADGVPMTRELAWYDLTLAPAMAEWDGAGSAYERLRKVCGLALGEADQSIEAVLSSQAESAAFGFESPQPCLLFKRMTRAVSGALIEYVEGTFRGDAYVYRIELQP
- the yaaA gene encoding peroxide stress protein YaaA, which gives rise to MLFLLSPAKALDYDTPLPAGVQPTPPLFTRQAAELIDVLRTQSPQQIAALMHLSDTLAALNVARYEAWRPRFTDRNSRPAALAFDGDVYGGLDARSLTPAQLDWAQAHVCILSGLYGVLRPLDRIQPYRLEMGTRLTTERGANLYQFWGDRIAQYLNERLKGDKAPTVVNLASQEYFKAVDRQALKARVIDCVFQDHKGGQYKTISFFAKRARGLMARYAAQHKIATPKKLEGFDLEGYAFAPAASEADRLVFRRKQTPS
- the queF gene encoding NADPH-dependent 7-cyano-7-deazaguanine reductase QueF (Catalyzes the NADPH-dependent reduction of 7-cyano-7-deazaguanine (preQ0) to 7-aminomethyl-7-deazaguanine (preQ1) in queuosine biosynthesis), producing the protein MTTPATPLDSPLGKTTHYVDQYDPALLFPIERAPQRERIGILGQPRFFGADLWTAFELSWLNSRGKPQLTIAHIMVPCESTHIVESKSFKLYLGSFSGTRIADADEVRRRIQDDVGAAVWQGGQVRSSVGVRLVAPDDFDRETVHELDGLSLDRLDIECDPAAQPIPELLSAAFDEQPVEETLTSRLLKSNCPVTGQPDWGSVQIRYAGPQIDQAGLLRYIISFRQHDEFHEHCVERMFTDLWARCRPARLSVYARYTRRGGLDINPWRTSHPGQPPANVRTARQ
- a CDS encoding alpha/beta fold hydrolase, which produces MNIEANGIRLAVEDSGGAGEPVLLIMGLGGQLIHWPADFVQGLVDAGYRVLRFDNRDAGLSTHFSAHGAPRIPWIATQAWLGRRPRVPYTLSDMARDALGVLDALGIARAHVVGLSMGAMIAQRVTLLAPERVRSLTSIMGSSGARGLMRPRQSVLRVAAGKPSTADDAVLARYYVRFLKAVASPAFPPDDAALSDVFRRTALRQKPSTGATYRQLAAILADGERAALLARIQRPTLVVHGADDPWVPPACGRDTARRIPGARFALIPDMAHDLAPVAHPEIVRRTLGELLPFLQSTPDAAA